GATATAGATagagatgagatgaggAGGATTAACAAGGTTGGAAAACTttctgaaaattttgatattgtcgtttctttttaattttgaatCCTTGAGATGACTATCACTGCACACGAATAAGAGCTGAAGTTCGTAAATCAGACCTCAAATACAGATCCTATTCCCCAATGAAAGAGATATAAAGGACTATTTGAGATCAATCAATCAGATTGATTATGTAGATTTGCTGCTCTCAAACTTATAGATGAACTATGTTTTTTGTAGAGTCGTTCTGTTCGGCTAGCTCGATTTACAGTACgaaattcaagaaaattTTCGATTTTGACTATATAAACACCTACCACTAACTTGAAGCCTGATCTAACAGAAACAACTTGAACCCTAAGAAAGCATTTGAGCCAATATATTGCTGGATCAGTTCATATTAATTCGGGGAATAGTGGGAATACTTAAAAACAGAAATGGCCCCTAACACAATCGAAGTTCCTCAACTACCCATCCCAGGGCAGGATAACTCTCTAAGACAGCCACAGATGGTTAGTATCGATGCACCAACCACCGACCAATATAACAGTCAACAGAAGACGGGGATGGACCTTTACTTTGATAAAACTTTAGAATACATGGACAGACATCCTATTATATCTGGTATTGGTGGGTTTGTCACTCTGTATGCTGCAGCAGGCTTGTATAGGTCCGTGAGGATTCGAATGAATGGTGGTAAAGGGGTGTCCACTTTTGCGAAAGGTGGGTTTGATTCTAAAATGAATGTTAAAGAAGCCCTTGCGATCCTAAATTTGAAGGAGAGCACGTTGACCAGGAAGAAAGTGAAGGACGTTCACAGAAGGATCATGTTGGCTAACCACCCTGACAAAGGTGGTTCTCCTTACTTGGCTACAAAGATCAATGAAGCCAAGGATTTTCTAGAAAAGAGAGGGATTAGGAAATAGATAGTTTGCCTAATTTAGATGAAATTGTATGGTGCATAGTATACGCGGCCCACATGCAAGGTTTTCTGTAAATAGATATAGACTAATTACAATAGATCAGAATGATGCGAAGATTAAGAGTATCGATATTAGAATAGTCCCACAGAGAGGATTATTACACGAGATATGCTCCAGCTTTTAAAATGTCCGATTCACATTTATTACAATTTTGAGAGATGTGCTTAAGATGGTATTCGAAGCAATCCACATGCCATGCAGTTAGCTCGGTTTCATCATCGTCAACGGTTTGATTCGCAACGCATCCAGTACAGAGCACACCTTGATTAACTATTCGCTGGCACGACTCGCAAGTAGTCATTGAATGTGTCTCTAGCAGGTATTCTTCCATTTCCAGCAGTAGTTTCAAATCAAGTCCATAGGAGCCCTTGTCTGTTCTATAAAGCCACTTCAGCTCACAGAGTTTTGACAGCAGCTTCTCTACTTCCGATGAGGAAAACTCTGTATAAGCCATCAAATGCATGGAACCAAAAGTGTACGTAGTTCGATAGGGCAGGCGAACGGTCTCATGTTCGGTACGCTCATACCaatccttcaaaatacGATCAATTTCAAGCTCTACCGGACAGTTTTCACTGCTCGAAGATTGTGAGATACCTTTCAAGGTAGCTAGCTTTTCAATTGTCCACTTAACAAACTCAATTTCTGATGGTCTCAGAGTGGTTGCTAACTCCGTTTCTTTCGTCGAATTGAGATTTACATATACATAGAATCGACTACTTGGTCTTAAGTTCCATTCGTTGTCAAAATTAGACATTACCTTCTGTGTAACATAATTTTTCCCCATGCCATGACTTATCTTTATCACTTTATAGTGTATCTTACTCAGTTTTAGATTAATCTCTGAAATATAATGCGATAGTCGTTCCAGCCAAATGTCTTCATCGAACCCTTCTTCCGTCACATCCACTTGTTCCAATTGTAGTAAACATGTCAACAGGACGTTTTCATGCAAAATTCCTCGAGATCGCAGGATATACTGTAACAACAACTTCCTCTTGACATCAGTAGATAACTCTTTTTTAGCTGCTTCCTCGATCATCTCACTTATGTCCCACCACCCTTGCTATTGCTCTATCTCAATCCCATTTTTCCACACACGAATGCTCAAATACGCTATTTATTTACTTCGTTTCATCGAATGTCGCCTGTATCTGCGTGAGGTGTCCGGAATGACCAATACGGTAAAAGAGGCCACAACCAGGAACTTTTGACACAATCCTGTGAATATAATTCTGCGTTAAAAAAATCTAGGAACTGCACTTTTTCCGCTGGTTTACCTATTCATAACGTGTATATCCTATCTTAGTGAATCGTAAAGAACTTTAGGTTATGTTTACAAATCTTAATAGCCAATTGTAATCTTTTTCGTGCCCATCAGCATAAATGAATTAACAGAAGCTTAAATATTACAGAAAGAATGAAATACTTCAACAGAAACCAAATGCAGCTTAATAGATGATGTATATACCTACATAAAGTGTCAGCTATTGAAACCTTTCATTGTAATCAATAAAAGTTTGTGTGTCTTCTTCGTCGGTTTAATTGGTTGATATGGCGATTGTTGGCAGTTGAATATTACGGAAAAAATGGCAAGGTAAAAAGCTGCAGATGGAGTAGAATATACAGGAAGTAAAGAGTATGAGCAACCACCTTTATACATATCCAAGATTAAAGACTAAGCACAGCAAGTGATATAATTCgatatttaaaaagttaGCGAAGATCAGTTGGTTTATTGTATTATAGATAATTTCAAACAAACGTGTATCCGTTAATTATATCTTGGAGATTGACCTTTTGGAACTGcgtttcatttttaatgggcgataaatattcaataatGCGAATACAGTCTCCAATAACGCCAGACAGTTCACTAAGAACATCAAATGGGTATAGTGAGAGCTTGGGGGGTTTTCGAAAAGTTTGGTTGAAGCTAGATGATTTTTCAGACGTTCCGATTGTGGAGGAGAAACAGAGTGAAGGGTATTCTCAGTTTTACGTTAGTCAACCTGTTGCAATAAACTTCAGTGAGGATGACACGATCGATGACATTAAGCAGAAATTCTTGCGGAAGTTTGGAGGTTCCCGATGGGCACGCGAGCAGAATAATGCATGTGTTTCTATTGGGTTTTATTGCGGATGTGGCTACAGTGCTGTTTCTATGAGTAACGCCTGTTTAACTAAAGAGAGCCCACCGGTGTCTTTATCAGGAGAGCTTGTTGCACCTAAAGCAACTAGAATAACCCCTTTAGTGGGTTCCAACGAGAATATGGGATTTATTCCATCCTCTATCGACAGTTTCCCGATATACGAGCCAGACGCGCTGAGACTGAAAAGTAGCTCTTACTCTCCTAGATCGAAATGTATGCCTTCAAGCAGAGAGGGTTCTCTATCACCGCTAAACTTATCCCATATCGTGAAAAATGTAAATTCCTACAATCCCTTGGAGTCATGTTTAATTGGCCAACACTTTCCGCATAAATTGTCTCCACAGTACTCTTCAGACTTCTCGCCTCAGCATAATCGTAACTTCCACAAACTGGTCAACAATAGTGTCTCATTCAAccaacaaataataaatggCTCACTAAAGCAGCACCATAGTAATATCTCTTCCAGTACTCCAAGAAAAAACAAGCAACTACGATCCCCACATAAAGTCTTCTTTGAATCCGAAGAATTGGTATCTTCAATATTGGAGACGTATTTTGGAGGAATCCAGAGGAGTGAGGATGCATTAGTGgtgatttttgatgatgctTATTCTCCGGTTTCTTCAAGGCCACCTGTTACCCCTTTGATAGGACAGAATGATAGCTTCATCCAAGGAGGAGCTACGGTGGGCACATCCAGTCATATAACGCAGGGAGATGATCAACATCAGAGCgacataaatatatctttagaGGATATGGAGAAGAATACGTCTTTTCCAGACCTTAATAACGATTTTCGTTCAAGACAAATAATGCCAATTTCTCCACAACAAAAGGGTTTTAAGTTAATTacagatattgaacaattaCAAAGTTTGTCTCattcttttgatgataacTACACAGGTTTAAGGCAAGCCATCCTCCTGCttccaaaaaatttccaGGGTGAACTAACATTACAAGTAAATGACAAAGggttgaagaaacatatCTACCGATCACCGAAGTCAAGCCCAGCAAGACATGTGGAATACAAGCCCATAGGACCTATATCGATACCTGAATTAGAAACAAATAGAAAACATATGCCTTTAACAGTACCACGAATAGAACCAGATGCTGAATCAATTAAGCCGCATATGTCGATGCCAATGCATCCATCATCACCAGTATCTTTTGTTGAGCAGGAATCACACATAAAACCTTGTGACCAGATGGGTTACCTTCATGCGGATACCGACGGAAGTCCAAATTATAGGCCATCACCAATCAAACGGACTCGCGATAAAGTGTTTCCTAAAATCAACGTGTTAATTGTTGAAgacaatatcatcaacCAAGCAATCTTGGTATCTTTCCTAAAAAGGCACAGGATAAGTTATGAGATAGCCAAAAATGGTGCTGAAGCAGTTGAAAAATGGAGACAGGGAGGTATACATCTAATTCTAATGGATTTGCAATTACCCTTGTTATCAGGATTAGAAGCAACTAAGCAAATTAGAGATATGGAGAAACTGAATGGTATAAATAAGTTCCATAAGTCCGATTTAAAACCAGGTCGTGATACCAGTCTTGATCTAGATAGATCAAAATTTAGATCTCCAGTGATCATTGTTGCCTTGACTGCATTTTCTTCGCATGCTGATAGGAGAGAGGCATTAGTGGCAGGGTGCAACGATTATTTGACGAAACCAGTAAATTTGGATTGGTTAAGCAGCAAAATAACTGAATGGGGTTGCATGCAGGCattgattgattttgatggtTGGACGAAGGGTGAAAGACGTATGACGGACAATGTGCTACTAAAACCCCAAATATCTTCGAGGGTGTCGCACAGTTCTGTAACAGGTTCAAACAAATCCAATAACGCAAACTCGACCACATCTCCGCGATCTGGAACCGCTACGGGAACTCCTGGAACTCCTGTGGGAAATAGTCAGACCACCTTAATACCTTCAAGCTCCAATTCCATAAATAAGGTGATTAACCTTTCCGATTCCCATATATTGACGGCTGAACCTAAAGATAATAATGTAATGTAGGCATCAGAGCAAAACGTTTCAATTGTAGACTCGTTATTACTCGCACTCCCTTCCCATAATGACATTGGTGTTTTAgttaattttaaatccatGGATTTAAACTATTAGTACAATcatattaatattgatattagTATATCGATAATTTAAGTAGCTTAGTCCATATTGTAATATTATGTATTTTATCAAAACTCATTATTTCGATAAAAGCTGTCGTAGCCTTTTAGGCACATTCCGGGTAATGCACCCCTATAAAAGAGCAATAGATCGTTTTATCAAGaatgaagttgaagatcAAGACGGATAATGctataataaatatacaaaGAGGTATTTAACAGGATGTCAGATCAATGGATATTTACTGAGTATACGGCTAATGAACTACAGGCAGAGTTCCGGTCAGATAACTCCAAGAAGCTCAGAAATGTTGCTAACAGGAAAAGACATGCGTTAAGGAAAATCATGGTCAACTTAACAATGGGTAACTACAGTGAGATGGTGAAGTTGTTTCCGGAGGTAATTGAATGTATGAAAGTGGATGATGATTTGGAGGTTAAACGTATATGTCatgattatttgattaCTTTAGGTTCAGCTAAGCCTGAAAAGGTGTCTGAGGCATTGCCAATTTTGCTTCGAGACCTCAATCAGACGACAGATGAGCAGTTGAAAATAATGGCATGCAGAACTATATGTTCTATACCTCTACATGAAACGGTGAATGAGGCgttcaaatatatctatgATTTAATATCTAAGAATTCTCCATATATCCTTCTGAAGAAAACCGCTATTAGTGCGTTACCAAAGTTAGATTTATTTGACCATTGTAAAACAATGGAGATTGTGGAACTACTTTATTCAGAACTACAGTATGCGCAACAGGATCCCACTGTTTTAACGTCAATTTTAGATTCCCTTTATAAAATCCATGATCAGAATGAATCCATGGGTCAATTAGTAATTTCGTATGAGGTTTGTGAAAAGATGCTTTTAATGCTATCGAAGTTAAATGAGTGGGATAAGTCAATTTTATTGGATCATTTGTGTATCAGTTATGTGCCAGAATCTCATGAAGAAGCTCATAAATTGATTGAGATTGTTGTACCACAATTACAACATGCTAATAGTTCCGTTGTTTTGAATTGCCTTAAACTCATCACTTATGCCAGTAATTACGTTGAGTCGATCGAGCAAGAGCTCGTTagcaaaatatcaaattctgtTATTGCACTATTGTCGAAGCCTCCTGAATTGAAGTTTTTAGTGCTGAGAAATGTGATTCTGATATTGCTAAGCAGGGATAGAAGTTTCTTAGATCTGGAAGTTTCCTATTTTTTCATAGAATACAACGACATGATTTACATCAAAGACACTAAATTggaaatattatatttattagcGGATGCAGAGAATTTGCCTCAGATTCTGAATGAACTTAAGGAGTATGGGACGGATATAGATATTCAGATGTCAAGAAAGGCCATTAGAGCTATTGGAAATCTAGCGGTAAAGTTAGAATCATCCGTCAAAGAATGCGTTAATGTACTGATTGAACTTTTAGGTTTTGGTGTTGAATACATTGTTCAGGAAATTGTCTCAGTAATTAAGAACATCATGAGGAAGTATCCTGACGATTTTGCATATATTGTTCCAACTTTAACTGAGTATATTGACTCTATAAAAGAGCCTGAACCAAAATCTGCATTAGTATGGATTATATCAGAATATTCTGATATGTTAACGAATTTCCTTGACTTATTTGGCGAATTTGTTTATACTTACAAGGAACAACATTTGGAAGTGCAATATACAATTTTAAATTGCATAGTAGTGTACTTTGTCAGACACCCATCGGAAGAGTCTGAAAAATTGTGTATTCACGTTTTAAAATGCGCTACAGAGGAGCTTGATAATCCCGATTTAAGGGATCGTGCATTTATTTATTGGAGGTTGTTAACGTTTGCCCGCCAGCAATCTAAAGCAGGTTTAAATGATGAGACTATAATTGAGATTATAGATGGTAGATTGCCTCTAATTGTTCTTAACAACAAATTGGATCCCTATATTATCGAAGAGCTCGAACTAAATATCGGTACAATTGCTTCTGTTTATTTGAAACCAGTATCGCAAGTATTTCGTATGAGCAAACCAAAATCTTTGCCAAAGAGTCCTGCTTTaaaccaaaataaaaatgaactTAGAATTTTTAGTGGGAATTCTGATCTAAACTCGAAACTCTTCGATCATAAACAATCATTTTATCGTCAAAGTAACGATAATCTAGTTAAAACAATGGATGATTATGACAAACCTGCAGAAAAAGTTAACCAGCTTAGAAAAAGAGCTTCGACTCTACTGTTGTCAGGAACAAAACTTGGTAGAAAGTTATCGATGAAAAAACCGTTTTAAGTTCTAAAGCACAACAATAAATGTGCCTTTTTCTAGTCtattttctattatataCTTTACATTTATAAAGTCAAtagtttaaaaaaggaGTATCTTCACAgaacttttttttttagAAGAGTGTTTAGTACCTTACACAGCAGAGTACCATCTTCAGAAGTAAATAAAGAGTTGGTTTTTGGATCCAGATATGATGCATCTAATATAATGTCCAATTTATGCTTTCCTTGAAAAAACAGATCAGTTTGTTCGAAAAGTTTTGCCATCCTAGCAGGAgtagatatataatatttaatgGCAGTGGATGGtgattccattttttttatttttttatttcttctaTTATCGGTTGATGTTAAAGTTCCCTTGCCCAATAATCTATCCAccttttccaaatcttcttttaatttgCTCTTGGAAAACAGCTTTAAAGCACTAGCAGAGCCACCAAGACTCCTAAAAAGATCGGCTACACGAATATTCGATACAGCAAACACAATTGCCATTGGCGCTTTACTGTAACTGTTGGCGAATTCTTGGAACGTTGCTAAATTACGTCCCTTATCATAGCTTTCAGTCGACACAAAATCTGACTTCTTAAGGTaaatttcttccaattccaGGGCACTAAGGTCCGGGTTCTTCTCTCTAATAACACTCGCAATGTAATCCACTATTGCCTGTGGACTTTTGCCAGGAATTTGCTTCTTCTgttcaatttcaaattccattctttccttcttcttttgatgaagttttgaagCTGAAAGCTTTTTCTGTCTCTTACTAAGAGGCTTTTGACCACTATTCATATCATGATCCTGGTCGTCAGAAATAGGTCTTTTGTCACTTCTGCTAGTGAAGGAAGCTTTCTTGATtgcattttcttcattacCCTCTATATTAAGTTGTTCCTTACTACTGGTCTGACCGGTAGCATCGCTATAATCAAAGATGGGTTCTAACTCATACTCTAAACCCTCGTCCAATTCATCACCATAAGACATCTTCTTTGAGCTAATCACTATATTAACAGGTATATATTGTTGAGATAGAGTATAAGATGGAGATGAGATGGATCTTGCAAAAGAATGCAGAAAAGAAAGTTGAACTTTCATTTTGAAGGTGCTTTACCATTACCCGGCTTTGAATCACGTGGTAATTGCAGCGGTATATCTAATTCACAAGCATTAATGAGGAATGCACTTCCAAACGAAACCATATATTCTGGAAGAGAATGATATCACTATGATTAGGCAATGACCGTTAttacttttcaaaacttaTATTATCGCTTAATTGAGCCCTTTATATCTGATTTTTAACGTAAAgtaagatatattttttggaGTAAAAAGCTTTGAAATGGGATAACAACTTCCCAAATAGGATTCACACATACAACTGTTTAATGCTTCAATCAAGGGTTTTCGCTCAGCTGGAATTCTGTAGATGATATTCTAGATGTACAAAAGTTGCGAGTCACACTTTAGTCAGTGGTTTCTATTTTAACTACAGCTAATTGCCGATATTTTACATAGCTTGTGTAGTAGGATTTTTGTGTAATAATCTCTGTCGACCATGACGCGACTTCTGTCACTTACAAATTGAATCTCACAGCAACAAATATCTGGCAGCACATGAAATCTATATATCTCCGGTgataaaacaaaagaatatGAAGCTGTGAATGCTCTATATGTTTTACTGTGTACATTCTGCCTGCTTGGTCACATAACGAGGAAAAACTCGTTCTTAGAATTGCATGAAAATGGCGCTGTATTATATAATGATCTTTGTCATCTttacaaagaaaacagaGTAAATCAATGTTGAAGCAGAATACTCCAAATTAAATGGAATGACGATAGAGATGACGGCCACTAAGAAGTTAGTTATCCGCATGCAGCTACCTCAGTTAATAGCTAGTGCTAATTACAAGAAGatctaatttttttatttataaaaagCAAATAAGGCATAGCACGTTTTCAAGGGTTTTTTACGAAGTTAGAAAGAATcatattaaagaaaatcaAACTTTAAATGTATTCAGGTCAACTTGTGTCTgtttttggtattattttgttattatattataacaTTCTGTCTCGAGAAACGTCAGggaagttttaaaaaggcACGGTACATAATAGAAAGCGCTGCGAAGCATATACTCGACGGATACGTCCAAAGAGCGACATCACAAAAGggatatagatatatatattaactAGAATATAAGATagtttgattttatctGGTCACAAATCTGAACTACAAATCAAGGTTGAACCGTAAGTTGTACAAAGGGCAAACAAAATATGAAGCTCGTCGGCTTGATCTTGTGTTATATTGGAATCCTCGAGAAAGTTCGAGCAACATCAGGGAATAATAATGACGGTGTTCCTCAGTTAAGTAAGGATAGCTCTGTTTTATCAATTAACtctcaaaaaaaattcgtGGTAATTTCTCAATCTGAGTTACTTAAGAATAACTCATTACAAGCGCCATCGGAAAGTTCAGATGGAAGTTGGGAACTTAATAGTGTCCAACCAAAGAAAGGATTTTTTAGTGAGAGATATACGATTCATCACAAGGAATTAAAGGCACAATTCCGTAAAGATTACCCGTTTGCAGCTTTGGTAGATACATTTTTTGGTACCGAAGCGGGTGGCCATATGTTTCCTGGCACAACGTTACCATTTTCCATGGTTAAAATGGGCGTTGATGTCGTTGATACTATTAATACTGACGCTCATGCTGGTTACCTAACGAATGGAGATGTTGTCGGAATTTCGTTACTTCATGAATCTGGAACTGGTGGTACACCAACTTATGGGGTTGTGGCACAATTACCAATGATGGTTCGTGATGTAGGAGCCGTTGATATTACAAAACAACTAGGTTTCGAAAGAAGTAGCCCCGATAGTGGTCATATTGGTTATTATAAAGTCCGGTTAAATAATAGCGTTATCGTCGAATTTTCCTCTGCAGATCGCTCCGgaatatatcaatataGATTTCCAGCAGAAGAGTCATTACGTCCAGTCGTAATGGTTAATGTTACACATCATCTTCACAGTTTTGGCAAACCTTGGTGGACAcagaattttgaaaaaggatATATCCAAGTAAGTAAAGATTTAAAATCTTATACTGGTAAAGTTATCATATCAGGTGGCTGGTCAGATCCTGCTGCCTGGGCAGTCAGTTTTTATGGTATATTTGATAAGCCTGCTAGATCTATAAGAGCATTCCAAGGAGGAAAGTCTGTCAATggattaaaaataaactttGTGAATGATCAGAATAGGAATTTTGGAGTTCTTTTCGAATTTGATGAGTCGGTAAAGGTTCTCAAGTCTCATGTTGGCGTCAGCTTCAACAAAGATAGTGGGATTGAAGAtgcaaaaagaaacatAGCGATAGATTACCCAGAAGAACATAAGTTTGATTTGGACTGGtcaattgaaaatgcaTTAGATCGTTGGAATGACGACgtttttaataaagttgaGTTAGTTGTTGATCAAGAAGATCCAGTCGTTGTAGAAAAGTTACTCACATCACTATACGGCGTACATATGATGCCAACCGATAAATCAGGGTCAGAAGCACCTTGGGACACATCTGAACCTTATTATGATGACTGGTTCACAATTTGGGATACATTTAGATGCTTACATCccttatttaattttttcaacCAGGACAGAAGTGCTGAAATGGTTAGAAGTTTGATTGAAATTTGGCGGCAGGAAGGATTTATGCCAGATGGAAGGTCTGCAAGTAGGTCCGGAAGGACTCAAGGTGGTAGTAATTCGGATATTGTGCTTGCTGAtgcatttttgaagaatatcaCCCACGGAATTGACTGGGAAGACGGTTTTAAAGCTATGCAAACAAATGCAGAGGTTGTACCACCATATATCATGGATTCTAGAGCAATTGATTCTACAAATAAATATGGCCGTGGTGCATTAAGTGACTGGTTAAAGTATGGTTATGTTAGTAAGAGATTTTCAAGATCTGTGACGAGAACAATGGAATACGCGTACGATGACTTTGCCCTCTACCAAGTTGCTAAAGGGTTAGGGAAGAATGAAGAGGCTAAAAGGTATTTGGAGAGATCCAAAAATTGGCAAAATCTATGGAACCCTCATGCTTTCACAGTAAGGTATAGTTATACCGGTTTTATTCAGCCCAAAGATCAAGAGGGTAATTTCGTAAATGAGAAGTATGATCCGTTATCGTGTTATGGTTGTTATTGGGAAGATGACACATACGAGGGTAAACCTGTTGAGTATACATGGAATGTGCCATTTGACATGGAACAATTAAAGTCATTTATTGGTTCGGATGATGTGTTCCAACAGAGGTTGGATCACATGTTTGGTCTTTATGGCGACAGTCTTGCAGATATCGGTAATGAACCCAGCATGCTAACACCTTACTTATacaatttcatcaatcGCCAAGACAGAACCGCTGAAACAGTCACCTACTTAATTGATACGTACTTCAAAACAGGTCCGAAGGGTCTACCAGGAAATGCTGATGGTGGTGCATTGCAAGCATGGTTATTCTTTGGTTTAATTGGTTTCTATCCAATAGCAGGAACTGACATTTACCTACTTTCAAGTCCTAAGGTATCATATGTAAAGTTTAAGAACTTGCCAAACTTAGGAGAGGTTGAGATCATTGCCCACAACCTATACCCAAGTGGGAAGAAAGATGCCTCATCAAGAAACATCTATATTAAATCAGTGACAGTGAACGGTTATCGACTGACACGGAATTGGCTCTTCCATGAAGAGTTGTTCAGTGAAAATGGATCGTCTGTAGAATTTGAAATGACTGACAAGCCAGTCCACTGGGACGAAAATGGACATGTTCCACTAAGCTTAGGCCATGAAGGGTGACCTAACTGGTATTCTCTATTAAActgctatatatattacatcATTCATTTTAGcttcaaataattgatCATCACCAAGTACGTAGTTTACTATTGGAGGTTTGAAGATACAGGAATTCTCACTTTATTCCACCGTCATCTAGAGACGATGGAGTTGTGTACATAGCTCGTGTAGAAAGGAATAGAGCTGCAATTTTTTACCAAAGGGCGTCAACTATAAGATTTCAATATGAATAGTGACtcagaagatgaaataGTAACATCTGTGTCTGTGAAAAGAAGTAGGGAGAAGAATAGGGCGAGATCAAAAGTTATCAATGGTAGGAAGAAGCATGTACGAGTAAGCGATGactttgatgatgaggacCAGGGTG
This Eremothecium cymbalariae DBVPG#7215 chromosome 5, complete sequence DNA region includes the following protein-coding sequences:
- a CDS encoding uncharacterized protein (similar to Ashbya gossypii ADR339C +similar to Ashbya gossypii ADR340C); the encoded protein is MKLVGLILCYIGILEKVRATSGNNNDGVPQLSKDSSVLSINSQKKFVVISQSELLKNNSLQAPSESSDGSWELNSVQPKKGFFSERYTIHHKELKAQFRKDYPFAALVDTFFGTEAGGHMFPGTTLPFSMVKMGVDVVDTINTDAHAGYLTNGDVVGISLLHESGTGGTPTYGVVAQLPMMVRDVGAVDITKQLGFERSSPDSGHIGYYKVRLNNSVIVEFSSADRSGIYQYRFPAEESLRPVVMVNVTHHLHSFGKPWWTQNFEKGYIQVSKDLKSYTGKVIISGGWSDPAAWAVSFYGIFDKPARSIRAFQGGKSVNGLKINFVNDQNRNFGVLFEFDESVKVLKSHVGVSFNKDSGIEDAKRNIAIDYPEEHKFDLDWSIENALDRWNDDVFNKVELVVDQEDPVVVEKLLTSLYGVHMMPTDKSGSEAPWDTSEPYYDDWFTIWDTFRCLHPLFNFFNQDRSAEMVRSLIEIWRQEGFMPDGRSASRSGRTQGGSNSDIVLADAFLKNITHGIDWEDGFKAMQTNAEVVPPYIMDSRAIDSTNKYGRGALSDWLKYGYVSKRFSRSVTRTMEYAYDDFALYQVAKGLGKNEEAKRYLERSKNWQNLWNPHAFTVRYSYTGFIQPKDQEGNFVNEKYDPLSCYGCYWEDDTYEGKPVEYTWNVPFDMEQLKSFIGSDDVFQQRLDHMFGLYGDSLADIGNEPSMLTPYLYNFINRQDRTAETVTYLIDTYFKTGPKGLPGNADGGALQAWLFFGLIGFYPIAGTDIYLLSSPKVSYVKFKNLPNLGEVEIIAHNLYPSGKKDASSRNIYIKSVTVNGYRLTRNWLFHEELFSENGSSVEFEMTDKPVHWDENGHVPLSLGHEG